A genomic segment from Pseudosulfitobacter sp. DSM 107133 encodes:
- a CDS encoding xanthine dehydrogenase family protein molybdopterin-binding subunit has product MPKDGGIGASSKRREDVRFLTGEGNYTDDINLRGQAYVFFLRSDIAHGTINKIDISAAEGMPGVVKVFTSKDFEGVGGMPCGWQVTDKHGDPMQEPGHPILATGKVRHVGEPIAAVVAETLEQARDAAEAIDLDISELPAVVDMKAALAADAPKVHDELPGNLCYDWGFVEENKAAVEEAFQKAAHVTTLELRNNRLVANPMEPRVAVGDFARGTGDHTLYTTSQNPHVIRLLMGAFVLGIPEHKLRVVAPDVGGGFGTKIFHYQEEAFVTFAAKACNRPVKWTSSRSEAFMSDAHGRDHVTTIQLALDADNNFTALRTDTHANMGAYLSTFAPSVPTWLHGTLMAGNYKTPLIYVNVKAVFTNTVPVDAYRGAGRPEATFQLERVIDKAAIELGVDAIELRRQNFITEFPYATPVAVEYDTGDYVATMDKLAEIADLSGFEARRKESEARGKLRGLGVNCYIEACGIAPSNLVGQLGARAGLFESATVRVNATGGLVVMTGSHSHGQGHETAFPQVIASMIGIDESMIEIVHGDTANTPMGMGTYGSRSIAVGGSAMVRATEKIIAKAKKIASHLLEASESDIELKDGAFSVAGTDKSVAWGDVTLAAYVPHNYPLEDIEPGLEETAFYDPSNFTYPSGAYACEVEVDRDTGQVTIERFAAADDFGNIINPMIVSGQVHGGIGQGIGQALLENCAYDENGQLLSASYMDYAMPRASDVPFYDVDHSCQTPCTHNPLGVKGCGEAGAIGSPPAVVGAVVNALRSAGMDVTHIDMPLSPSRVWAAMQ; this is encoded by the coding sequence ATGCCAAAAGACGGAGGCATCGGCGCCAGCTCAAAACGGCGCGAGGACGTCCGGTTTCTGACCGGTGAAGGCAATTATACCGACGATATCAACCTGCGCGGACAGGCCTATGTGTTTTTCCTGCGCTCGGATATCGCCCACGGGACCATCAACAAGATCGACATATCGGCGGCTGAGGGGATGCCGGGTGTTGTGAAGGTTTTCACATCGAAAGATTTCGAAGGCGTGGGCGGAATGCCCTGCGGCTGGCAGGTGACCGACAAGCACGGCGATCCGATGCAGGAACCGGGGCACCCGATTTTGGCGACAGGCAAGGTGCGCCATGTGGGCGAACCGATCGCCGCCGTGGTGGCCGAGACGCTGGAACAGGCGCGCGATGCGGCCGAGGCGATTGATCTGGATATTTCGGAACTGCCCGCTGTTGTGGACATGAAGGCCGCGCTGGCCGCCGATGCGCCCAAGGTGCATGACGAATTGCCCGGCAACCTGTGCTATGACTGGGGCTTTGTCGAGGAGAACAAGGCAGCGGTCGAGGAGGCGTTCCAGAAGGCGGCCCATGTCACCACGCTGGAGCTGCGCAACAACCGCCTGGTGGCCAACCCGATGGAGCCGCGCGTGGCGGTGGGGGATTTTGCCCGCGGCACCGGCGATCACACGCTGTATACCACCAGCCAGAACCCGCATGTGATCCGTCTGCTGATGGGGGCATTTGTTCTGGGCATTCCCGAGCACAAGCTGCGGGTGGTGGCACCGGATGTGGGCGGCGGCTTTGGCACCAAGATCTTCCATTATCAGGAAGAGGCCTTCGTGACCTTCGCGGCCAAGGCGTGCAACCGCCCGGTCAAATGGACCTCCAGCCGGTCCGAGGCGTTCATGTCGGACGCACACGGGCGCGACCATGTGACCACGATCCAGCTGGCGCTGGATGCGGACAACAACTTTACCGCGCTGCGCACGGACACACATGCCAATATGGGCGCCTATCTGAGCACCTTTGCGCCGTCGGTGCCCACATGGTTGCACGGCACGCTGATGGCCGGGAACTACAAGACCCCGCTGATCTATGTGAACGTCAAGGCGGTGTTCACCAACACCGTGCCCGTTGACGCCTATCGCGGTGCCGGACGGCCCGAGGCGACATTCCAGCTGGAGCGGGTCATCGACAAGGCGGCGATCGAGCTGGGGGTGGATGCGATTGAACTGCGCCGCCAGAACTTTATCACCGAATTCCCCTATGCCACGCCTGTGGCGGTGGAATATGACACCGGCGATTATGTGGCGACCATGGACAAGCTGGCCGAGATTGCCGACCTGTCCGGCTTTGAAGCGCGCCGCAAGGAGAGTGAAGCGCGCGGCAAGCTGCGCGGTTTGGGTGTGAACTGCTATATCGAGGCCTGCGGCATCGCGCCGAGCAACCTTGTCGGGCAGCTGGGCGCGCGGGCCGGTCTGTTCGAAAGTGCGACGGTGCGGGTCAATGCCACCGGCGGGCTGGTCGTGATGACCGGCAGCCACAGCCACGGGCAGGGGCACGAGACGGCCTTTCCTCAGGTGATTGCATCGATGATCGGCATTGACGAAAGCATGATCGAGATCGTGCACGGCGATACCGCCAACACGCCGATGGGGATGGGCACTTACGGCTCGCGCTCTATCGCGGTGGGCGGTTCTGCGATGGTGCGGGCGACCGAAAAGATCATTGCCAAGGCAAAAAAGATCGCCAGCCACCTGCTGGAAGCCTCGGAAAGCGATATCGAGTTGAAGGACGGCGCGTTCAGCGTGGCCGGCACCGACAAATCGGTCGCCTGGGGGGATGTGACGCTGGCCGCCTATGTGCCGCATAACTATCCGCTGGAGGACATCGAACCTGGGCTGGAAGAGACAGCGTTTTACGATCCCTCCAACTTTACCTACCCATCGGGGGCCTATGCCTGCGAAGTTGAAGTGGACCGCGACACCGGTCAGGTGACCATCGAACGGTTTGCTGCCGCCGATGATTTCGGCAATATCATCAACCCGATGATCGTGTCGGGGCAGGTGCATGGTGGCATCGGGCAGGGGATCGGGCAGGCGTTGCTGGAGAACTGTGCCTATGACGAGAATGGCCAGTTGTTGAGCGCGTCCTATATGGACTACGCGATGCCACGGGCCAGCGATGTGCCGTTCTATGACGTGGACCATTCGTGCCAGACGCCCTGCACACACAATCCCTTGGGAGTGAAGGGCTGCGGCGAGGCGGGCGCCATCGGATCGCCGCCAGCGGTGGTTGGTGCTGTGGTCAATGCGCTGCGTTCGGCGGGGATGGATGTGACGCACATTGATATGCCCCTGTCGCCGTCGCGCGTTTGGGCCGCGATGCAATAG